The Zalophus californianus isolate mZalCal1 chromosome 6, mZalCal1.pri.v2, whole genome shotgun sequence DNA window GAGCCCTTACCTTGGTCGGTGATAGAGCGAATGCCCAGGATGTCGGTGACGGAATGGGAGGAGGGCCAGGTACGGGGCATGGCCACCGAGCCGGGGATGGCAGGCACCCCGGGCGGCGTGGGCACCTTAGCTGCGGCCGCCGTGATGGGGCTGGGGTACGAGTAGATGTGGTTATAGGGTAGCGCCGGCTGTGGCGCCGGCTGGTGCTGCTTGTATGAGTCGTAATGGCCCTGTTGAGCCAAGTTGCCGATCTTGTTGCGCAGGATGCGGCTGATGGAGCTCACCGAGGGCACGTTGTACTTGTCACACACGCCGTCCGCCAGCAGGCGGTCCCGGATTTCCCAGGCAAAGATGCCAGGGTCCCTTTGCTTGTAGGTCCGGATGTGCTTCACCACGGTGGGGGTGGTAACTCGGGGCTTGCTGCCCCCAATGGCTCCTGGCAAGATCGAGCCAGTCTCGTTGTAGCGCGCCAGAATCTTGCTGACGCAGCCGTGCGAGACCCGTAGCTGGCGGCTGATGTCACACGGTCTGATGCCCAGTTGGGCCAGTTCCACGATACGAAGCCGGATGGCGTTGGGCAGCGGCCTCCCGTTCACGAATACTCCTCCCAGCTGGTTCACCTCCCCAAAGGCTGGCTCTGCAAAACGAACACACGGCGCGCGGGGACGCGCACCGGCAGTTTGG harbors:
- the PAX9 gene encoding paired box protein Pax-9 isoform X2; translated protein: MEPAFGEVNQLGGVFVNGRPLPNAIRLRIVELAQLGIRPCDISRQLRVSHGCVSKILARYNETGSILPGAIGGSKPRVTTPTVVKHIRTYKQRDPGIFAWEIRDRLLADGVCDKYNVPSVSSISRILRNKIGNLAQQGHYDSYKQHQPAPQPALPYNHIYSYPSPITAAAAKVPTPPGVPAIPGSVAMPRTWPSSHSVTDILGIRSITDQGVSDSSPYHSPKVEEWSSLGRNNFPAAGPHAVNGLEKGALEQEAKYGQAPNGLPAVSSFVSASTMAPYPSPAQVSPYMTYSAAPSGYVAGHGWQHASGTPLSPHNCDIPASLAFKGMQAAREGSHSVTASAL
- the PAX9 gene encoding paired box protein Pax-9 isoform X1; this translates as MEPAFGEVNQLGGVFVNGRPLPNAIRLRIVELAQLGIRPCDISRQLRVSHGCVSKILARYNETGSILPGAIGGSKPRVTTPTVVKHIRTYKQRDPGIFAWEIRDRLLADGVCDKYNVPSVSSISRILRNKIGNLAQQGHYDSYKQHQPAPQPALPYNHIYSYPSPITAAAAKVPTPPGVPAIPGSVAMPRTWPSSHSVTDILGIRSITDQGVSDSSPYHSPKVEEWSSLGRNNFPAAGPHAVNGLEKGALEQEAKYGQAPNGLPAVSSFVSASTMAPYPSPAQVSPYMTYSAAPSGYVAGHGWQHASGTPLSPHNCDIPASLAFKGMQAAREGLFLATVNSHGVT